A genomic window from Nicotiana sylvestris chromosome 11, ASM39365v2, whole genome shotgun sequence includes:
- the LOC138881018 gene encoding uncharacterized protein, producing MRDVIQLLTQLVAAQARHQEVGIGHADRSVSARVRDFINLDPPVFIGADPNKDPQVFIDRVQRTLRDQESSLDVVTASLTKLTQKGAKFQWTDACERSFQALKDRLTSALVVAYASRQLRKHEKNYPTHDLDLAVVIHALKIWRHYLYGAHVDFYMDHKSLQYIFKQKELNLRQRRWLELLKDYDVDILYHPGKENVVANALSRRSMGSMSYLQPEKMGIAHEVHQLASLGVWLLDSCDIGITLQNTATSSLVTEVKERQYEDPMLVHYRDTILQKEKTPFEITEYGVLGYQG from the exons atgagagatgttattcagttATTGACCCAATTAGTAGCCGCGCAGGCTCGGcatcaggaagtaggtattggtcatgcagataggtcagTGAGTGCAagggttcgtgactttattaatttagaccctccggtattcatTGGAGCAGATCCAAATAAGGACCCTcaagtatttattgatagagtgcagaggacgtTACGG GACCAGGAGTCATCGcttgatgttgttacag CatctttgacaaagttgactcagaaaggagcaaagtttcaatggactgatgcttgtgaaCGGAGTTTTCAAGCATTAAaagacagattaacttcagcactg gttgtggcttatgcttctagacaactaagaaagcatgagaagaactacccgacccacgatttagattTAGCcgtggtgattcatgcactaaagatatgGAGACACTACTTATATGGCGCTCATGTTGACttctatatggatcataagagcctccagtacatcttcaagcaaaaggaattgaatctacgtcaaaggagatggttggagctacttaaagactatgacgttgatattttataccatcctgGGAAGGAGAACGTAGTAGCCaacgccctcagccgtagatctatgggtagcatgtcatatttacagccagaaaagatgggaatagcccatgaggttcatcagctagctagtcttggagtttggTTACTGGACTCATGcgacattggaattactcttcagaatacggcaacatcctctttagtaactgaagtaaaggaacgccagtacgaggatcctatgctagttcattatagggataccattcttcagaaggagaagacaccatttgaaattacagaatATGGGGTCCTCGGATATCAAGGGTGA